In Streptomyces sclerotialus, one genomic interval encodes:
- a CDS encoding alpha/beta fold hydrolase: MAIGPRPPRAGRLHAAVDDGVELRYHVVHGYRRAYRYAGQGPALVLLHGIGDSSATWAGVLPALARNHTVIAPDLLGHGASDKPRADYSVAAYANGVRDLLGVLGIDRATLIGHSLGGGVAMQFAYQFPERTERLVLVSAGGVGREVTAVLRIVSMPVAAALLAVLGLPGMRCQARLVLGLLKGLGTDLGQDARVLARLVDALPDAASRNAFVRSLRAVVDWRGQAVTMLDRCYLAEGMPTLLLWGARDGVIPVRHAQRAHAAMPGSRLEVFEDAGHFPFTADPARFLATVEHFLATTRPADWSPERWRELLRAGRPGSAAGQPDDARNRAVERELQSESERSAT, encoded by the coding sequence GTGGCCATCGGACCGCGTCCGCCCCGTGCGGGGCGACTGCACGCCGCCGTGGACGACGGCGTGGAGCTGCGCTACCACGTGGTGCACGGTTACCGCCGTGCCTACCGCTACGCGGGCCAGGGGCCCGCCCTCGTCCTCCTCCACGGCATCGGCGACTCCTCGGCGACCTGGGCGGGCGTCCTCCCGGCGCTGGCCCGGAACCACACGGTGATCGCCCCGGACCTGCTCGGCCACGGCGCCTCGGACAAGCCACGGGCCGACTACTCGGTGGCCGCCTACGCCAACGGCGTCCGCGACCTGCTGGGCGTGCTGGGCATCGACCGGGCGACCCTCATCGGACACTCGCTCGGGGGCGGGGTGGCCATGCAGTTCGCGTACCAGTTCCCGGAGCGCACCGAGCGTCTGGTGCTGGTCAGCGCGGGCGGCGTGGGGCGGGAGGTGACAGCCGTCCTGCGGATCGTGTCGATGCCGGTGGCGGCCGCACTGCTCGCGGTACTCGGCCTGCCGGGCATGCGCTGCCAGGCCCGGCTGGTCCTCGGGCTCCTCAAGGGCCTCGGCACGGACCTCGGCCAGGACGCGCGGGTCCTGGCGCGGCTGGTCGACGCGCTGCCGGACGCGGCCTCCCGCAACGCGTTCGTACGCAGCCTGCGGGCGGTGGTCGACTGGCGCGGCCAGGCCGTCACCATGCTGGACCGGTGCTACCTCGCCGAGGGCATGCCGACGCTCCTCCTGTGGGGGGCGCGGGACGGCGTGATACCCGTACGGCACGCCCAGCGCGCGCACGCCGCGATGCCCGGCAGCCGCCTGGAGGTCTTCGAGGACGCCGGGCACTTCCCCTTCACCGCGGACCCGGCCCGCTTCCTGGCCACGGTGGAGCACTTCCTCGCCACGACCCGGCCGGCCGACTGGAGCCCCGAACGGTGGCGCGAGCTGCTCAGAGCGGGCCGTCCCGGCAGCGCGGCGGGGCAGCCGGACGACGCCCGCAACCGCGCCGTCGAGCGCGAGCTCCAGAGCGAGAGCGAGCGCAGCGCCACGTGA
- a CDS encoding SDR family oxidoreductase, which translates to MATNPASARPATPVAVITGADSGIGRATAVRLAGHGMDIGITWHSDRAGAEATAEEVRAKGRTAEIAQLDLTDLPAAAGTVDRLAERLGRLDVLVNNAGTGTATPFLDIGHETFQQVVDTDLTGPFLCSQLAARRMIEQGDGGRIVNVTSVHEHQPRVGAAPYCAAKGGLGLLTQVMALELAEHGITVNAVAPGEIATPMTGQEDEDVMAKSRPGVPLGRPGDAREVAAVIAFLAGPDASYVTGASWAVDGGMLRMGPQAGSHLQDDSWRRP; encoded by the coding sequence ATGGCCACGAACCCGGCATCCGCCCGGCCCGCCACCCCCGTCGCCGTGATCACCGGCGCCGACTCCGGCATCGGTCGCGCCACCGCCGTACGCCTCGCCGGACACGGCATGGACATCGGCATCACCTGGCACAGCGACCGGGCCGGCGCCGAGGCGACGGCCGAGGAAGTCCGCGCCAAGGGCCGGACCGCGGAGATCGCGCAGCTGGACCTCACGGACCTGCCCGCGGCCGCCGGGACCGTCGACCGGCTCGCCGAGCGGCTGGGCAGGCTCGACGTCCTGGTCAACAACGCCGGCACCGGCACCGCCACGCCGTTCCTGGACATCGGCCACGAGACGTTCCAGCAGGTGGTCGACACCGATCTCACCGGCCCGTTCCTCTGCTCCCAGCTCGCCGCCCGGCGCATGATCGAGCAGGGCGACGGCGGCAGGATCGTCAACGTCACCAGCGTGCACGAGCACCAGCCCCGGGTCGGCGCGGCCCCGTACTGCGCGGCCAAGGGCGGCCTGGGCCTGCTGACGCAGGTCATGGCCCTGGAGCTGGCCGAGCACGGCATCACCGTGAACGCCGTGGCGCCCGGCGAGATCGCCACCCCGATGACCGGCCAGGAGGACGAGGACGTCATGGCCAAGAGCCGGCCCGGCGTCCCGCTGGGCCGGCCGGGCGACGCCCGCGAGGTGGCCGCCGTGATCGCTTTCCTCGCCGGGCCGGACGCGTCGTACGTCACGGGCGCGTCCTGGGCCGTCGACGGCGGCATGCTGCGCATGGGGCCCCAGGCCGGCTCCCACCTCCAGGACGACAGCTGGCGCCGCCCCTGA
- a CDS encoding SRPBCC family protein, translating to MTEYERARTMQALPEQVFEQVGDVARLDAWLPADLHVQEEELPAVTVHEDRTGEDASALFRAEADQQRVEWGTRENGSYAGWLQVSGIGSGASEVTIHLSFFEKSHDPGEAVVHTALDRSLERLEEQVRSTANGRDGSR from the coding sequence ATGACCGAGTACGAACGTGCGCGCACGATGCAGGCGCTGCCCGAGCAGGTCTTCGAGCAGGTGGGCGATGTGGCGCGGCTCGATGCCTGGCTGCCTGCCGACCTGCACGTACAGGAGGAGGAACTCCCGGCGGTGACGGTGCACGAGGACCGTACCGGGGAGGACGCGTCCGCCCTGTTCCGGGCCGAGGCCGACCAGCAGCGGGTGGAGTGGGGCACCCGGGAGAACGGCAGCTACGCGGGGTGGCTGCAGGTGTCCGGCATCGGCAGCGGGGCGAGCGAGGTGACCATTCACCTGTCGTTCTTCGAGAAGAGCCACGACCCGGGCGAAGCGGTGGTGCACACCGCACTGGACCGGAGCCTGGAGCGTCTGGAGGAACAGGTCCGGTCGACGGCGAACGGGAGGGACGGCTCCCGGTAG